From the genome of Streptomyces sp. NBC_01260, one region includes:
- a CDS encoding phosphonatase-like hydrolase — protein sequence MKKLTTNDPRNLIVLDMAGTTVADGGLVEQAFAAAAARLGVRPGSADHAEKLDYVRATMGESKITVFRHLFGEESLAQQANAAFEEAYGELVDAGRIAPVPGAREAVERLRAEGRTVVLSTGFARTTQDAILTALGWQDLVELTLCPADAGGRGRPYPDMVLAALLRTGAVDDVRRIVVAGDTSYDMLSGVRSGAGIVAGVLTGAHDKDRLVRSGATHVLGSVAELPDLIARAEA from the coding sequence GTGAAGAAGTTGACCACGAACGACCCCCGCAACCTGATCGTCCTCGACATGGCCGGCACCACCGTCGCCGACGGCGGCCTCGTCGAGCAGGCCTTCGCCGCCGCGGCGGCACGCCTCGGTGTACGCCCCGGCTCCGCCGATCACGCCGAGAAGCTCGACTACGTGCGCGCCACCATGGGCGAGTCCAAGATCACCGTCTTCCGCCACCTCTTCGGCGAGGAATCCCTGGCCCAGCAGGCCAACGCCGCCTTCGAGGAGGCGTACGGGGAACTCGTCGACGCCGGCCGCATCGCGCCGGTCCCCGGCGCCCGTGAGGCCGTCGAGCGGCTCAGGGCCGAGGGCCGCACCGTGGTCCTGTCCACCGGGTTCGCCCGCACCACCCAGGACGCGATCCTCACCGCACTCGGCTGGCAGGACCTGGTCGAGCTGACCCTCTGCCCCGCCGACGCGGGCGGCCGCGGCCGCCCCTACCCGGACATGGTCCTCGCCGCGCTCCTGCGCACCGGCGCGGTGGACGACGTCCGCCGGATCGTCGTCGCGGGGGACACCTCGTACGACATGCTCAGCGGCGTACGCTCCGGGGCCGGGATCGTCGCGGGCGTCCTCACCGGCGCCCACGACAAGGACCGGCTCGTCCGCAGCGGCGCCACCCATGTGCTCGGCTCCGTCGCCGAACTGCCCGACCTGATCGCGCGGGCCGAGGCATGA
- a CDS encoding 2-aminoethylphosphonate ABC transporter substrate-binding protein: MHKNHLRPMAAGAVALALAASLSACGGSSAASDEKVVTVYSADGLKGENGDGWYDKVFKDFEKKTGIKVEYVEGGSGEMVQRAVREKTNTQADVLVTLPPFIQQADSKGLLQAYEPAGSDQVGSADKASDAKWTSVVNNYFGFIHNTKELKTPPATWEELLDGKYKEKIQYSTPGVAGDGTAVLIKAMHDFGGEEPAMAYLKKLQANNVGPSASTGKLAPKVDKGELLAANGDVQMNYAQSKDMPNLGIWFPAKAGSKPTTFALPYAAGLVTKAPHSANGKKLLDFMLAEQAQKDVSAVGGGFPARKDIEATDANALALTKLMDGVEVFEPDWSDIAAHLDSYVDAWKSATGS, encoded by the coding sequence ATGCACAAGAACCACCTCAGGCCCATGGCCGCCGGTGCCGTCGCGCTCGCCCTCGCCGCCTCCCTCTCCGCCTGCGGCGGCTCCTCGGCCGCCTCCGACGAGAAGGTCGTCACCGTCTACAGCGCCGACGGCCTCAAGGGCGAGAACGGCGACGGCTGGTACGACAAGGTCTTCAAGGACTTCGAGAAGAAGACCGGCATCAAGGTCGAGTACGTGGAGGGCGGCTCCGGCGAGATGGTGCAGCGCGCCGTCCGCGAGAAGACCAACACCCAGGCCGACGTACTGGTCACCCTCCCGCCGTTCATCCAGCAGGCCGACTCCAAGGGCCTCCTCCAGGCGTACGAACCGGCCGGCTCCGACCAGGTGGGGAGCGCCGACAAGGCGTCCGACGCCAAGTGGACCTCGGTCGTCAACAACTACTTCGGCTTCATCCACAACACGAAGGAGCTGAAGACCCCGCCCGCCACCTGGGAGGAACTGCTCGACGGGAAGTACAAGGAGAAGATCCAGTACTCCACCCCCGGGGTCGCCGGTGACGGCACGGCCGTGCTGATCAAGGCCATGCACGACTTCGGCGGCGAGGAGCCGGCGATGGCGTACCTGAAGAAGCTCCAGGCCAACAACGTCGGCCCGTCCGCCTCCACCGGCAAGCTCGCGCCCAAGGTCGACAAGGGTGAACTCCTCGCCGCCAACGGGGACGTCCAGATGAACTACGCGCAGTCCAAGGACATGCCGAACCTCGGCATCTGGTTCCCCGCGAAGGCCGGCTCCAAGCCCACCACCTTCGCGCTGCCGTACGCGGCCGGCCTGGTCACCAAGGCCCCGCACAGCGCCAACGGCAAGAAGCTGCTCGACTTCATGCTCGCCGAGCAGGCCCAGAAGGACGTCAGCGCGGTCGGCGGCGGCTTCCCGGCCCGCAAGGACATCGAGGCGACCGACGCCAACGCCCTCGCGCTGACGAAGCTGATGGACGGGGTCGAGGTCTTCGAGCCGGACTGGTCGGACATCGCGGCCCACCTCGACTCGTACGTGGACGCCTGGAAGTCGGCAACCGGCAGCTGA
- a CDS encoding 2-aminoethylphosphonate ABC transporter permease subunit, which yields MASAVTGDVRPAASGSGTVLERRARRKGPAWALPPVAVLAVVFLYPLLLVVQQSFSPDEGGTSFTPYTEVFASASFRSALTTTVWLAAGATAGCLVLGFVLAMAIAFVPFPGGKAVARFVDVFLSFPSFLITLALLFVYGNAGMANGLWTGVTGAADGPFHFLTTPWGVLLAEITYFTPFVMRPLLAAFSQLDTAQLEVASSLGAGPVRIVRQVILPEALPALAAGGSLVLVMCLNEFGIVLFTGAKGVTTLPMLVYSKAILESDYPAACAVAVVNIVISVGLYSLYRMVSRRAGA from the coding sequence GTGGCTAGCGCCGTGACCGGGGATGTCCGGCCGGCCGCGTCCGGCAGCGGCACCGTCCTCGAACGCCGGGCGCGCCGGAAGGGTCCGGCCTGGGCGCTGCCCCCGGTGGCCGTGCTCGCGGTCGTCTTCCTCTACCCGCTGCTCCTCGTCGTCCAGCAGTCCTTCAGCCCCGACGAGGGCGGTACCTCCTTCACTCCGTACACCGAGGTCTTCGCCTCCGCCTCCTTCCGCTCGGCGCTCACCACCACCGTGTGGCTCGCGGCCGGTGCGACGGCCGGATGCCTCGTCCTCGGCTTCGTCCTCGCCATGGCCATCGCCTTCGTACCGTTCCCCGGCGGCAAGGCCGTCGCCCGGTTCGTCGACGTCTTCCTCTCCTTCCCGTCCTTCCTGATCACGCTCGCCCTGCTGTTCGTCTACGGCAACGCCGGTATGGCCAACGGGCTCTGGACCGGGGTCACCGGCGCGGCCGACGGGCCCTTCCACTTCCTCACCACGCCCTGGGGCGTACTCCTCGCCGAGATCACCTACTTCACCCCGTTCGTGATGCGCCCGCTGCTCGCCGCCTTCTCCCAGCTCGACACCGCCCAGCTGGAAGTGGCGTCCTCACTGGGCGCCGGGCCGGTCCGGATCGTGCGGCAGGTGATCCTCCCCGAGGCGCTCCCGGCGCTCGCGGCGGGCGGCAGCCTCGTCCTGGTGATGTGCCTCAACGAGTTCGGCATCGTGCTGTTCACCGGCGCGAAAGGGGTCACCACCCTGCCGATGCTCGTCTACAGCAAGGCGATCCTGGAGTCCGACTATCCGGCCGCCTGTGCCGTGGCCGTCGTCAACATCGTGATCTCCGTCGGCCTCTACAGCCTGTACCGGATGGTGAGCCGCCGTGCTGGTGCATAG
- a CDS encoding Gfo/Idh/MocA family oxidoreductase, whose product MTAHATHETSGTSGTPLRVGLVGYGLAGSVFHAPLIAATDGLVLDTVVTSNEDRREQARTEFPGVRFAASPQELWQRADELDLIVIASPNKTHVPIAAAAIKAGLPVVVDKPIAGTATEARELAALAEEHGVLLSVFQNRRWDNDFLTLRSLIADGELGEVQRFESRFERWRPQPKGGWRESGDPREIGGLLFDLGSHVVDQALVLFGPAVRVYAESDVRRPGAAADDDTFLAITHAGGVRSHLYVSATTAQLGPRFRVLGSTAGYVKYGLDPQEAALREGVRPSADGPWGEEPEELWGRLGSGESPLTGGGTPVRSLPGDYPAYYAAVTDALRGKGENPVTALQAAATLDVLEAARRSAREGVTVTLTTAAEPAHAAAHAHEEQSA is encoded by the coding sequence ATGACTGCCCACGCGACTCACGAGACCTCCGGAACGTCCGGGACCCCCCTGCGCGTCGGACTCGTCGGCTACGGCCTGGCGGGCTCCGTCTTCCATGCCCCGCTGATCGCCGCGACCGACGGCCTCGTCCTGGACACGGTCGTCACGTCGAACGAGGACCGGCGGGAGCAGGCCCGCACCGAGTTCCCCGGCGTCCGGTTCGCCGCCTCGCCGCAGGAGCTGTGGCAGCGGGCGGACGAACTCGACCTGATCGTGATCGCGTCGCCGAACAAGACCCATGTCCCGATCGCCGCCGCCGCGATCAAGGCCGGTCTGCCGGTGGTCGTGGACAAGCCGATCGCCGGTACGGCCACCGAGGCGCGGGAGCTGGCGGCCCTGGCCGAGGAGCACGGGGTGCTGCTCTCGGTCTTCCAGAACCGCCGCTGGGACAACGACTTCCTCACGCTGCGCTCGCTGATCGCGGACGGCGAGCTGGGCGAGGTGCAGCGCTTCGAGTCCCGCTTCGAGCGGTGGCGCCCGCAGCCGAAGGGCGGCTGGCGCGAGTCGGGCGACCCGCGGGAGATCGGCGGGCTGCTGTTCGACCTGGGCAGCCATGTCGTCGACCAGGCGCTGGTCCTGTTCGGCCCGGCGGTGCGGGTGTACGCGGAGTCGGACGTACGCCGGCCGGGTGCGGCGGCCGACGACGACACCTTCCTGGCGATCACCCATGCGGGCGGGGTCCGCTCGCATCTGTACGTCAGCGCGACGACGGCCCAGCTCGGCCCGCGTTTCCGGGTGCTCGGCTCCACCGCCGGCTATGTGAAGTACGGCCTCGACCCCCAGGAGGCCGCCCTGCGCGAGGGCGTACGCCCGTCGGCGGACGGGCCGTGGGGCGAGGAGCCCGAGGAGCTGTGGGGCCGGCTCGGCTCGGGTGAGTCCCCGCTCACGGGCGGCGGCACCCCGGTCCGTTCGCTACCGGGCGACTACCCCGCGTACTACGCGGCGGTCACCGACGCGCTGCGCGGAAAGGGCGAGAATCCGGTGACCGCCCTCCAGGCCGCCGCGACCCTGGACGTCCTGGAGGCCGCCCGCCGCTCGGCCCGCGAGGGCGTCACCGTCACCCTGACCACGGCGGCCGAGCCCGCTCACGCCGCCGCTCACGCCCATGAGGAGCAGTCCGCATGA
- a CDS encoding ABC transporter permease — protein MLVHSRTGKWATWAVFLLLFVPLFAVPLLVILAASFSTNWSGALPSGPTLKHYDAATAGDSLQALTTSLVTAVTAGLLALVIGSWAALAAASLGRRGKRFLDALFMLPVAVPSVVVGLAVLVAFSQPPVLLNGTRWIVILAHTVLVTAFAYTSVSAATVRLDPMYEQAAASLGARPAYILWRIRLPLLLPSLTAAAGLCFALSMGELSATMMLYPPDWTPLPVQIFAATDRGSLFTGAAVAVVLMAATLLVLFGVSRIRTRASYR, from the coding sequence GTGCTGGTGCATAGCCGTACCGGGAAGTGGGCCACCTGGGCCGTCTTCCTCCTGCTCTTCGTCCCGCTGTTCGCGGTGCCGCTGCTGGTCATCCTCGCCGCCTCGTTCTCCACGAACTGGTCCGGTGCGCTCCCCTCCGGGCCGACCCTGAAGCACTACGACGCGGCCACCGCCGGCGACTCCCTCCAGGCGCTCACCACCAGCCTGGTCACCGCCGTCACCGCCGGCCTGCTGGCGCTGGTCATCGGCTCCTGGGCAGCGCTCGCCGCCGCCTCGCTGGGGCGACGCGGCAAACGCTTCCTCGACGCGCTGTTCATGCTGCCGGTCGCCGTGCCGTCCGTCGTCGTCGGGCTCGCCGTGCTCGTCGCCTTCAGCCAACCGCCGGTACTGCTCAACGGAACGCGCTGGATCGTGATCCTCGCGCACACCGTTCTTGTCACGGCGTTTGCCTATACGTCGGTTTCGGCCGCGACAGTACGTCTTGACCCGATGTACGAACAGGCTGCCGCCAGCCTCGGCGCCCGGCCCGCGTACATCCTGTGGCGCATCAGACTGCCGCTCCTGCTTCCGTCGCTCACCGCGGCCGCGGGGCTCTGCTTCGCCCTCTCCATGGGCGAGCTGAGCGCCACGATGATGCTCTACCCGCCGGACTGGACACCCCTTCCGGTGCAGATCTTCGCGGCCACCGACCGCGGCTCGCTCTTCACCGGAGCCGCCGTCGCCGTGGTCCTGATGGCGGCGACGCTGCTCGTGCTGTTCGGGGTCTCCCGCATCCGCACCAGGGCTTCCTACCGCTGA
- a CDS encoding ROK family transcriptional regulator, with product MNRSNSGANLPTLRSHNGALVLDLLRVAGERGISRIELAERTGLTPQAVSKITARLRAEGLAAEAGHRASTGGKPRTVLRLVPDAGHAVGLHLDRDGLTVVLVDLAGTVVTSRTAPLDFGAPADEVVAAAADAVAAVRGDGSRPVLGVGAAVPGPLDHRGGVLHRVTGFPQWDGYRLGDALAARTGLPVVIDKDTDAAALGLALQSAGPGDFAYLHLGTGLGAGLVLGGVLHRGARTGAGEFGHQTVQLDGVRCGCGGRGCIEALCLAAVARGDVAEAARVLGTGAANLVGLLGIDRVVLGGRTVAADPDAYVRGVRAVLDERARREGAGGVPVPDVTAGGGDRPVAEGAAQLVLAPLFGRVGGGDPERDGAERDGAERGR from the coding sequence GTGAACAGGAGTAACAGCGGCGCCAACCTGCCGACGCTGCGCAGCCACAACGGGGCGCTCGTGCTGGATCTGCTGCGGGTCGCGGGTGAGCGCGGGATCAGCCGGATCGAACTCGCCGAGCGGACGGGGCTCACCCCGCAGGCCGTCAGCAAGATCACCGCCCGGCTGCGGGCCGAGGGGCTGGCGGCCGAGGCGGGCCACCGCGCCTCCACGGGCGGCAAGCCCCGGACCGTGCTGCGGCTGGTGCCGGACGCCGGCCATGCGGTGGGGCTGCATCTGGACCGCGACGGGCTGACCGTGGTCCTCGTCGACCTCGCGGGCACGGTGGTCACGAGCCGGACGGCTCCGCTGGACTTCGGCGCCCCGGCCGACGAGGTGGTCGCGGCGGCGGCCGACGCGGTCGCCGCCGTGCGCGGCGACGGCTCGCGGCCGGTGCTCGGCGTGGGGGCCGCGGTACCGGGGCCGCTCGACCACCGGGGCGGAGTGCTGCACCGCGTCACCGGATTCCCGCAGTGGGACGGCTACCGGCTCGGGGACGCCCTCGCCGCGCGGACCGGGCTGCCCGTCGTCATCGACAAGGACACCGATGCCGCGGCCCTCGGGCTCGCCCTCCAGTCGGCGGGTCCGGGCGACTTCGCCTACCTCCACCTCGGGACCGGGCTCGGCGCGGGGCTGGTGCTCGGCGGGGTGCTGCACCGCGGGGCGCGTACCGGAGCCGGTGAATTCGGCCACCAGACCGTTCAGCTGGACGGGGTGCGGTGCGGCTGCGGCGGACGCGGCTGCATCGAGGCGCTCTGCCTGGCGGCCGTCGCCCGCGGCGATGTCGCCGAGGCCGCGCGGGTGCTCGGCACCGGCGCCGCCAACCTCGTCGGGCTGCTCGGCATCGACCGGGTGGTGCTGGGCGGACGTACCGTGGCCGCCGACCCCGACGCGTACGTCCGAGGAGTGCGCGCGGTGCTCGACGAGCGGGCCCGGCGCGAGGGCGCCGGCGGGGTGCCGGTGCCGGACGTCACCGCCGGGGGAGGCGACCGGCCGGTCGCCGAAGGGGCGGCGCAACTGGTCCTCGCCCCGCTGTTCGGCCGCGTCGGGGGCGGCGACCCGGAGCGGGACGGGGCGGAGCGGGACGGGGCGGAACGGGGCAGGTGA
- a CDS encoding GntR family transcriptional regulator, giving the protein MDYPHDQAPGAPIRSGIPEHGRIPKYYAVKAHVSVLVEELGEGGMLPPERDLALRYGVSRETVRQALRELLLEGRLARQGRGTVVAGPKLEQPLSLASYTEGVRRQGRTPGRRLIGLERFPCPEALAAEIGAERGEPVWHLERVLLADDDRVGLESTYVSVARVPDLAEKFDPDSSFYAYLHDRLGISFGDADERIETVLATPREALLIGTPPALPMLLIHRVSRDAGGQPLERVRTLFRGDRFSFTAHLSGRG; this is encoded by the coding sequence GTGGACTACCCGCACGACCAGGCACCTGGCGCACCGATCCGCTCCGGCATCCCGGAGCACGGCCGTATTCCCAAGTACTACGCCGTGAAGGCCCATGTCTCCGTCCTCGTCGAGGAGCTGGGCGAGGGCGGGATGCTGCCGCCGGAACGCGACCTCGCCCTGCGCTACGGGGTGTCGCGCGAGACCGTGCGCCAAGCGCTGCGCGAACTGCTCCTGGAGGGGCGGCTCGCCCGGCAGGGCCGGGGCACGGTGGTCGCGGGCCCCAAGCTGGAACAGCCGCTCTCCCTCGCGAGCTACACGGAGGGCGTACGCCGCCAGGGGCGCACCCCGGGCCGCCGGCTCATCGGACTGGAACGGTTCCCCTGCCCCGAGGCGCTCGCCGCCGAGATCGGGGCGGAGCGCGGGGAACCGGTCTGGCACCTGGAGCGGGTACTGCTCGCCGACGACGACCGGGTCGGCCTGGAGAGCACGTACGTCAGTGTCGCCCGGGTGCCGGACCTGGCGGAGAAGTTCGACCCCGACTCGTCGTTCTACGCCTATCTGCACGACCGGCTCGGCATCTCCTTCGGCGACGCGGACGAGCGGATCGAGACCGTGCTCGCCACCCCGCGTGAGGCGCTGCTCATCGGTACGCCGCCCGCGCTGCCCATGCTGCTGATCCACCGGGTCTCACGGGACGCGGGCGGGCAGCCGCTGGAGCGGGTACGGACCCTGTTCCGCGGCGACCGGTTCTCCTTCACCGCCCACCTGAGCGGACGCGGCTGA
- a CDS encoding ABC transporter ATP-binding protein translates to MTGGAAAVRSGIRFDRVSVAYGGNVVLDGLDLTVEPGEVMALLGPSGSGKTTALRAVAGFVRPASGRVYIGDRDVTALPPHKRGIGMVVQSYALFPHLRVQDNVAFGLKAQKADRAEIPGRVAEALELVGMAAYARRYPRELSGGQQQRVAIARALAIRPGVLLLDEPLSALDAQLRSGMLAELARLHRELPDVSLLYVTHDQVEALTLADRIAVMDRARLQDCGTPQELYRRPRTEFTASFVGNANLLPVTVAEAPGTVDFAGHALAVPTGEVAAGVTATLCVRPHLVGLGDGPNALTGTIAEVQWRGSTHRLYVEVDGHRIKADLRELRETPALGDRATLHFAAQDAVLLPAGAGASRG, encoded by the coding sequence ATGACGGGCGGGGCCGCGGCCGTCCGCAGCGGCATCAGGTTCGACCGGGTCAGCGTCGCGTACGGCGGGAACGTCGTCCTGGACGGGCTCGATCTCACCGTCGAACCCGGCGAGGTCATGGCCCTGCTCGGGCCCTCCGGATCGGGCAAGACGACCGCCCTGCGCGCCGTCGCCGGATTCGTCCGGCCCGCCTCCGGGCGGGTGTACATCGGCGACCGCGACGTCACCGCCCTGCCGCCGCACAAGCGCGGCATCGGCATGGTCGTCCAGAGCTACGCCCTCTTCCCGCACCTGCGGGTCCAGGACAACGTCGCCTTCGGCCTGAAGGCCCAGAAGGCCGACAGGGCCGAGATCCCGGGGCGGGTCGCCGAGGCACTCGAACTCGTCGGCATGGCCGCCTACGCCCGCCGCTACCCGCGCGAACTCTCCGGCGGCCAGCAGCAGCGCGTCGCCATCGCCCGCGCCCTCGCCATCCGCCCCGGCGTCCTGCTGCTCGACGAACCGCTCTCCGCGCTCGACGCCCAGCTGCGCTCCGGGATGCTCGCCGAACTGGCCCGGCTGCACCGGGAACTGCCCGACGTCTCCCTCCTGTACGTCACCCACGACCAGGTCGAGGCGCTGACCCTCGCCGACCGGATCGCCGTCATGGACCGGGCCCGGCTGCAGGACTGCGGCACCCCGCAGGAGCTGTACCGGCGCCCGCGCACGGAGTTCACCGCCTCGTTCGTCGGCAACGCCAACCTCCTCCCGGTCACCGTCGCCGAAGCCCCCGGCACGGTGGACTTCGCCGGGCACGCACTCGCCGTACCGACCGGCGAGGTGGCCGCAGGCGTCACCGCCACGCTCTGCGTCCGGCCGCATCTGGTCGGGCTCGGCGACGGTCCCAACGCACTGACCGGCACCATCGCCGAGGTCCAGTGGCGCGGCTCCACCCACCGGCTGTACGTCGAAGTCGACGGGCACCGGATCAAGGCCGACCTGCGCGAACTGCGGGAGACGCCCGCGCTGGGGGACAGGGCCACGCTGCACTTCGCGGCGCAGGACGCGGTGCTGCTGCCCGCGGGAGCGGGGGCGTCCCGTGGCTAG
- a CDS encoding TIGR03364 family FAD-dependent oxidoreductase → MRVIVVGAGVVGTMHAWHAVNRGHEVVQIERESEARGASLRNFGQIWVSGRAGGEELETALRARELWESIGERVPDLGFRACGSLTPLRTERETAVAEAAVARPDAAARGYRLLTADEARAVNPALRGDFGGALWCERDAAVEPRIAQLALKRELLASGRYTYLGGREVREVVGAASVRDDHGDVHTGDAVVLATGAWLGGLVRELAGPDLPVRRVRLQMMQTDALGEKLTTSVADADSFRYYPAYRGEALDALNAGQPQAPTAAEHRMQLLMVQRRDGGLTIGDTHEYEHPFSFDTVEEPYEHLTGVVESFLGRPLPRIRHRWAGVYAQCTDTGRVVHRQQVRDGVWLVTGPGGRGMTCSPAIAETTANELGW, encoded by the coding sequence GTGAGAGTCATCGTCGTAGGAGCCGGCGTGGTGGGAACCATGCACGCCTGGCACGCAGTGAACCGCGGCCACGAGGTCGTACAGATCGAGCGCGAGAGCGAGGCACGCGGGGCATCGCTCCGCAATTTCGGACAGATATGGGTCAGCGGCCGGGCCGGCGGCGAGGAGCTGGAGACCGCGCTCCGCGCCCGTGAGCTGTGGGAGTCCATCGGCGAGCGGGTACCGGACCTGGGCTTCAGGGCCTGCGGCTCGCTCACCCCGCTGCGCACCGAACGGGAGACCGCCGTCGCCGAGGCGGCAGTCGCCCGCCCCGACGCGGCGGCCCGCGGCTACCGGCTGCTCACCGCCGACGAGGCCCGCGCGGTCAACCCGGCGCTGCGCGGCGACTTCGGCGGGGCCCTGTGGTGCGAGCGGGACGCGGCCGTGGAGCCGCGCATCGCCCAGCTCGCCCTGAAGCGGGAGCTGCTGGCCTCCGGCCGGTACACCTACCTCGGGGGCCGCGAGGTGCGCGAAGTGGTCGGCGCCGCGTCCGTCCGCGACGACCACGGCGACGTGCACACCGGCGACGCCGTCGTCCTGGCCACCGGTGCCTGGCTCGGCGGCCTCGTCCGCGAACTGGCCGGACCGGACCTGCCGGTGCGGCGGGTCCGCCTCCAGATGATGCAGACCGACGCGCTCGGCGAGAAGCTCACCACCTCCGTCGCCGACGCCGACAGCTTCCGCTACTACCCCGCCTACCGCGGCGAGGCGCTCGACGCCCTCAACGCCGGACAGCCCCAGGCCCCCACCGCCGCGGAACACCGGATGCAGCTCCTGATGGTGCAGCGCCGCGACGGCGGACTGACCATCGGCGACACCCACGAGTACGAGCACCCCTTCTCCTTCGACACCGTCGAAGAGCCGTACGAGCACCTCACCGGCGTCGTCGAGTCCTTCCTCGGCCGCCCGCTGCCACGCATCCGCCACCGCTGGGCCGGCGTCTACGCCCAGTGCACCGACACCGGCCGCGTCGTCCACCGCCAGCAGGTACGGGACGGCGTCTGGCTGGTCACCGGACCGGGCGGACGCGGCATGACCTGCTCGCCCGCCATCGCCGAAACGACCGCCAACGAACTGGGCTGGTGA
- a CDS encoding alkaline phosphatase family protein — protein MSAAALAAAGPLAAAGTARAAAARTPKVLVIGLDGALLNRIKDADAPHLDALMAAGLTSVSPLYADPMAPTLSGPGWSTIITGVWPDKHQVKDNAFTGNAFARYPDFLTRIETAKPSLSTYAVASWNPVTDTIFSAKVDTRVSTPDAEYDTGTTTRAAAELAGGSRDAVFVHLDNVDHAGHSHGAASSQYLDAIHGVDTQVGQLVAAVKGRATYGSEDWLIMITADHGHTDAGGHGGSSAAERQTFLIASGGAITAGSTRYDIKMPDVAVSALAHLGIAVDPAWGLDGRPLQQPVPDAFDALRPQLLTRADETGIGGAVVGFTHTPPAGWRVDNSAMGTGGVTEWRGWTFTTDEFWTSAERGQWRETNVRARNVFAVADGDEWMDKSYAGTFDSTLISPAWPVTGGRTATLAYTTHYRQEAPQKGEVLVSYDGGVPVPVKTYTSDTVSKTESLTLQVPAGATTAQVRFRYTGGNNWFWVVDGVRITSG, from the coding sequence ATGAGCGCGGCCGCCCTCGCCGCCGCAGGACCGCTCGCCGCCGCCGGCACCGCCCGTGCCGCTGCCGCCCGTACCCCCAAGGTCCTGGTCATCGGCCTGGACGGCGCCCTGCTGAACAGAATCAAGGACGCGGACGCACCCCACCTCGACGCGTTGATGGCGGCCGGACTCACCTCTGTCAGCCCGCTCTACGCCGACCCGATGGCCCCCACCCTGTCCGGCCCCGGCTGGTCCACGATCATCACCGGCGTCTGGCCCGACAAGCACCAGGTCAAGGACAACGCCTTCACCGGCAACGCCTTCGCGCGGTACCCCGACTTCCTCACCCGGATCGAGACGGCGAAGCCCTCGCTCTCGACGTACGCCGTGGCCTCCTGGAATCCGGTCACCGACACGATCTTCTCCGCGAAGGTCGACACCCGGGTCTCCACCCCGGACGCCGAGTACGACACCGGCACCACGACCAGGGCCGCCGCCGAACTGGCCGGCGGCAGCCGGGACGCGGTCTTCGTCCACCTCGACAACGTCGACCACGCGGGCCACAGCCATGGCGCCGCGAGCTCCCAGTACCTGGACGCGATCCACGGCGTCGACACCCAGGTCGGCCAACTGGTCGCGGCGGTGAAGGGCCGGGCCACGTACGGCTCCGAGGACTGGCTCATCATGATCACCGCCGACCACGGGCACACCGACGCCGGCGGCCACGGCGGCTCCAGCGCGGCCGAGCGGCAGACCTTCCTCATCGCGAGCGGTGGCGCGATCACCGCGGGCTCGACCCGGTACGACATCAAGATGCCGGACGTCGCGGTCTCCGCCCTCGCCCACCTCGGCATAGCCGTCGACCCGGCCTGGGGCCTGGACGGGCGCCCGCTCCAGCAGCCCGTCCCGGACGCCTTCGACGCGCTGCGCCCGCAGTTGCTCACCCGGGCCGACGAGACCGGGATCGGCGGCGCGGTCGTCGGCTTCACCCACACCCCGCCCGCCGGGTGGCGTGTCGACAACAGCGCGATGGGCACCGGCGGCGTCACCGAATGGCGCGGCTGGACCTTCACCACCGACGAGTTCTGGACCTCCGCCGAGCGCGGCCAGTGGCGCGAGACCAACGTCCGGGCCCGGAACGTCTTCGCGGTCGCCGACGGCGACGAATGGATGGACAAGAGCTACGCCGGCACCTTCGACTCCACTCTGATCAGCCCCGCCTGGCCGGTCACCGGCGGCCGTACCGCCACCCTCGCCTACACCACCCACTACCGCCAGGAGGCCCCGCAGAAGGGCGAGGTCCTCGTCTCCTACGACGGCGGCGTGCCCGTACCCGTGAAGACGTACACCTCGGACACCGTCTCGAAGACCGAATCGCTCACCCTCCAGGTCCCGGCCGGAGCCACCACCGCCCAGGTCCGGTTCCGGTACACAGGGGGCAACAACTGGTTCTGGGTGGTCGACGGCGTGAGGATCACTTCCGGCTGA